The stretch of DNA CCCAGTCCTATAATTCCGAAACTGGCTTCCATGCTGCGGCCGGGCCTGAGACTTCTTTCATAGGCAAAGGTTGTGTTGCCTGTTAAAGGGGAAAGAAAGTCAATTTTGATAATGTTCTTTTTGTTGTCAATATAAGTTTCAGGATTTGTCATGGTTTTCTGAAATTCCATTTCCTTTCCATTCTCAAAAATAATCTTATCTACATCGTCTTTATCTACTGATAGCAATACATCAGCAGAATATTCAGGAAGTGTGTACTTAATCTCATCAAGTCCAATTTCTTTTATTTTGCACTTAATCAGCTCATTATTTTTTTTCATAATAAGATCCTGCGCGAAAGTGCTGCCACCCAAAAGAAAAATGGATAAAATTAACATCAGGGAGTGTTTTCTCATAAAATTGAGATTTGGTTGGGTTTATGATAATTGTCTGTTCAACACTATAAGACTGTAAAAAGGTGAAATGGTTGCACAAAGGTTCAATAACTATGCCATTCTTGCAAATAATTTATTTAAACACGCCGTAATCGCCATCAATTGTACTGATATTTTGTTACTTTTGCACTCCCTTTTCAACCTTGGAGAGATGCCAGAGCGGTCGAATGGGGCGGTCTCGAAAACCGTTGTACTCTTACGGGTACCAAGGGTTCGAATCCCTTTCTCTCCGCAACTGATGCCTGTGAATCAATGATTTACGGGCATTTTTTTATTTGCTTTTTTCGAGTCTTCGCGCTGAAACCTGTAATGATTTTAAATCAGAAGGCTTTGAATTTTTTGGAAACATGAAAATATGCACTCAGCTTCAACGCTTTTATCTGACAAATACCCATTTTTCATCTGTTGAAAGCTGTTCCATATATTCATACCCTTCATAATCAAAGAGTTTTATTTGCTCTGGATGGGTAATTTCCTTGTCGATAATAAAACGGGTCATCATACCTCGGGCACGCTTGCCATTGTAACTTATAAATTTATATGCTCCGTTGCGAAACTCTTTGAAAACAGGCGTAATGATTGTTGATTTTGTTGCTTTAAAATCAACAGCCCTGGAATACTCTTCCGACGCAAGATTGATCAATGTATTGCTCCCCGATTCCTTGATGGCTTTTTTTACACTTTTGGAAATGCTGTCGCCCCAGAACTGATATAGGTTGGAGAAACCTTTTCCGGCTATGTTAGTGCCCATTTCAAGCCGGTAGGCAAGCATTGTGTCGTTGGGCTTAAGTATGCCGTATAAGCCTGAAAGTATGCGAATATGATGATTGGCAAAATCAAGCTGCCTGCTGTTTAGCTCCCGGGCTTTTAAACCATCATAAACATCGCCTTTAAAGGCAAATATAGCCGGGCGGGCTTCTTTTTCACTAAAAGGGTAATGCCAGTTCTGATACCTCAGGGCTGTAAGTTCGGCCAGATTGGAACTGATATTCATCAGCAGAGCTAATTCTCCGGGAGTGCTCTTTTTCAGAATATCAACGAGCTTTTGCGCATGTCTGACAAATTCAGGCTCTGATACTTGCATAGCCTGATAAGGAGATGTATAATCAAGCGTTTTACTGGGTGACAGAAGAATAAGCATAATCAGGGTTATTTAGTCGCTGCTGAATGTTAAATGCCTTTTATAAGGATTCATTTTAAGCACTTTCATTGTTTATAAGATGTAAACAAAGGATGCAAGTGTTTAGTATAGTGCCAGTTGCCAAAACAATACCGTAATGCTAGGCTAATAGGTGTTGAATCCGTTGTTAAAGGTGCTGATTCCCGG from Lentimicrobiaceae bacterium encodes:
- the yaaA gene encoding peroxide stress protein YaaA; this translates as MLILLSPSKTLDYTSPYQAMQVSEPEFVRHAQKLVDILKKSTPGELALLMNISSNLAELTALRYQNWHYPFSEKEARPAIFAFKGDVYDGLKARELNSRQLDFANHHIRILSGLYGILKPNDTMLAYRLEMGTNIAGKGFSNLYQFWGDSISKSVKKAIKESGSNTLINLASEEYSRAVDFKATKSTIITPVFKEFRNGAYKFISYNGKRARGMMTRFIIDKEITHPEQIKLFDYEGYEYMEQLSTDEKWVFVR